The following DNA comes from Lemur catta isolate mLemCat1 chromosome 8, mLemCat1.pri, whole genome shotgun sequence.
TATTTGTCCAGGGCTGATGTCCTGATTGGAGGAGTgcatccttccccttcctcccatgTGGTTCTCACCTCTCCTCCCCAATGGGCTGGCTCTCTCAGCCACTACAATGCTGCCAATGTCCTCCTAGAGCACCCCTGCAAGGGGCTGCATGCCCTCTTGGCCTTACTACCCATCGCATGGCGGACAAGGCCTCttgccccttccctgctcccagcTACACTGGACCTGCTCTGGATCCTCCCCTCGCCCCTCCTCTCATGTGGCTCATCACAGGGACCCCAGTCCTCAACCACCTTCCCTCCTCACACCCACCTGGAGCCCACCTGGAAAATGCCTCCTCATCCTGCATAACTCAGCTCAAGTCCTGCCTACCCCGAGACTTCCCCTGGCAGATGTGGGTCCCTTGTCCCCTCTGCTTTGTCCCAGTCATCTCCCTGAGCCATGCATGTTCATGTAGactggggtggtggtggcagggacCATGACCATGCATTGCCGTATTCCCAGTAGCTAGTTCAgtgtgtttattgaatgaatggggAGAAATTCTGTGCTACAAATAGTTTGTGATTAGCAATTTGAAGTGGGCCACTAACCAACTGCTGTATTTAgcacctctatttttttttctagaaaatataccAACTTGGACAGCCATCCCCATGGGGCCTGCTGTTGAAAGATTTCCTGAGTGTTCCAAACATGTTAAATCCTACTCTCGCAGAGCCTCCGGTACCCCGCTCACAGCCTTTGCTAGAAGAAGTGGAGGTGGTTCCCCCCAAGCAAGCTCCTTTGGGGCTCCTCAGTCTTTCTGAGAATGGGGCCCAGACACAACAGTTGGTTTGGTTCTTGCTAACAAACTGTAGATATCAGGGGTTCGGGAGCTGAGGAAGTCAGCTCAAAAGCAATGCAGTCGATGAGAAACCTTACAAGATGGTTTCGTGTGAAAGCCTGTTCAGGAACTAGAATGGGGGCACGAGAAGGTGTGATGTGCTCGTGTCCACAGGCGTAtgcctgggggaggaggatgggagcGCACACGGGAAGCTCGGCATGGCCTGCTGTGCCAGCTGCCGGAATGCAGGGTCTGCGCTGCAGTCCCAGGCCTACTGCTGTCCTACAGGGTCTTGGCCAAGTGGGCCACCTCAGCGCCTTCATCTGTCCCAAGTGATCCTTCATTCCATACGCACTCATTGAGTCAGACACTGTGTGTGTGGGGCCAGAAATAAGAGCCCTCGCTGAGGCCACCGTGGAATTTAAGGATGGAAACAGACAGCCACTGGGGCCCGCCCGAGGTGGGAGCCGTCCAGCTGCCCTGATAAACATGGGCTGTCTTGCCAAAATACCCCTCCCATGCCCACTCTCTCATCAAAGACTTCACTCTGCGACCTCAAAGGCATGAGGTGGCCTTGGGGCATTCTGCAGGGCTCCACACTGGCTTATAAAGGTACACGTTGTAAGCATACCCTCTGACTCTTGGAGGCACCCTGGATTCACCTTTGAACCTGGCTCCAGGCTTGGGCTACCTCCTCTATCCAGGGCTGCCAGTTAGGCAGGACACTGTGTTGGCCTGGCATGCAGCTCCTTCCAGCAGACATTGAGTTGTTCTGGAGAAGTGTGACACACGATGGCAATGTTTGGTAACAGCGATATCTCGACCAGCAGTGGGAAAGTGCAGGCCGGGTCCCTGAGCTCAGCTCTGCCAAGGGCCTTTCTCTAGCCCAGGCACCTGTGCCCACTGATCTGAAGACTGTCTCTTTACTCCCACCCCTGGAGGCGCTGCAGGGCCAAGAACTGCACCTGGGTTCTCAATTCTTTTTGCAAATGAGCCCTAAGGCTCACTTTTATGGTGGTTTGCCGTATCACTTTTGGATGTTTTCATCATTCCCAAATTGACACTTAACGATGGGTtatgcaacaaaacaaaacaaaacaaaatactggtGAGAGAGCAAGTGCTCTGAGCTTCCCGAAGGACACCTCCTCCACCTTCTGTGTGCCTGAATCCAAAGTGTCACCAtgtttccttcctgccttcttcatTGGGCTGGAGTTCCTTGGTGGTGGCAGGGAGCCAGATCCCTCGTGGGGGCGGCCTGGTCCTGCAGCCCGTGTGAAGGGCGTCGGCTGCAGCACTGATGTGCACTATTGTATTCAAAACTGACAGGCGCAGTCGTATCCCTAGCTGGAGATTGAAGGCTGAGGTCACCAGTACCAGGAGAACTGAGCCCAAAGCTAAAGGAGGCTTTGAAGCAACAGGAACAGGCCCTCCACCCCCACCGACACCAAAAACACAAAGGTGATCTGGAAGAACTCAATTTACACCCTTGGCTCCCGTGGGCTGGGGGATCAGCAGAGGGCGGGATAATCCCAGCTTCTCGAGCAGATGGTTTCTGACTACCGCTTGACCCAGTTCCCTCCCAGCAGATGACTGGCAGTGGGGCTGACAGCTCCTTCACCAGGGGAGCAAAGTGTGGACCCTCCTCACaacctcctcttccctcctcccaccagcaAGGGCGCGGTGGCTTTTGCCTCTCCCTGGTGCCAGGTCAATGGGCAGGGTGGGCGCTTTCTTGAAGGCAGGGATCCCCCACCCACACTCCCTCCTTTCCCCCCAGCCCTGCGCAGCCCAAGTGCGGCTGGTCATAAGAAGGCCAGGAACACCATTGCTATGGCTTGTGCTGGGGAGTAGGGGGGTTAAACCTGCACTGGCTTAATGACttctctccttcattcattcaatccatCACTGCTTCAATAAGCTCTCCCTGGTCGTCTGTCAGGCCTGGCACCAGACAGGGCCCAGGAGGCCTGGTGCCCACACAGGAGATAACAAGTGAGGAGGTGACAGTCAGGGGCTGGGCTGAGGCGCCCAGTCAGGTAAAAACTTCCTCAGGGCACAAGAGGGTCAAGGACGGCTTCAGCAAGGAGGGGAAACGGGGCCAGGTCTTAGAGACCGAGGAAGATTTTGCCAAGTGGTTGGTGGCCGTGGTGATGGAGAGAGCCAGAGAGCCAGAGCAGTGTGTGCCCAGTGGGAACACTCGAGCATTTGGGGGCCACCAGGCAGAAGCACCTCTTTCCTGCCCAGGGACCAAAGGCTCCctgacagggcagggctggggaccgATGGGAGCAGCAGAGACTCTGGCTTCCGAGAATGTCCTAAGGAGGCAGAGGGGCTGCCATCTCCTGGGTCGTCCTGGGCCCCCACTTCTCTAGCCGGGGGTTGGCAAACTCAGTGGCTCTGGTTTTGCCCCGCAGGCTTCAGGTCCGTTCCTCCGATTGGGAGGGAGGGGGCGCTCGGCCTCCAGACTTGCGGGCCTCGGCGGGGCCGCGGTCCTGGCTGAGCTCCTCAGCCGCAGGGCTGGCCCCAGAGTTGGCGGTGGGGAGCGGGGCAGGAGGCCATGCTCCGCCTGGGTCGTCCCCGGATCCCCGGTATCCTAGAAAAGCCAGAATGACCGCCCATCCCACTTCTGCCTCGCAGTCCTCCGTGTTACAAGGGGAGGGGTGAGGCCATATTCCTGACCCAGGGCGCTGCGCCCCGTGGGCACCGTTGTGCTGtcccaggccctgctgggggGCGAGGAGGTACAGAAGGAACGGATTGCACGTGGGGTTCTGGACGGGGCTGGCAGTCCGGTTTCCACTGACAGCGTTTCTGGTCCGGCTGCTTCAGAACGGAACCATCCTTTATCCGGTTCTGTGAGGAGCCTGGCCCAATTGCCTGGTCTGGGCTGCCATGTGAGATAGGTGTTACTGTCCCTTTACAGAAGAGGAGGTAGAGACTAGAGGAGGCGAGGACTCTATCCAAGGTCACTCCTACAAAGCTGGCAGTAGCTGAGCCCCGACTGGAACCAGGGTTTGAGGCCAAAGTTTGCCAGTTGGCAGGAGGGGAGATGGGGTAGGGATGGGGGTTCCTGGGGGGAGGTGCTGCAGACCCTGGCAGCCCAGCAAGCCCTGGGGCTCAGGGGCCTCTGCGCCCGAGAGGCTGGGACCCCGCACAATCAAGGCGTTCCTCCTGGCCcggcagaggcagcagctggcCAGGCCTCCAGCGATTGCCGCCTCCCCCCGCTCCAGCCCGCAGGGCCCGCGCCTGGCCAGTGAGACGGCGGCCCGGGGCGCTCGCTGCgggcactgcagcctgggagccGCATCTGCCGGCGGAGCCTGCTCCCGGCGTCCGAGGCCGCGCCGTCATCCCCGCCTCACCAGGCCAGCCCGGGAGGGAGCGCCCCGGGAGGGCCGGGGGCGGCCGCAACGGCGGGAGTCGCCTCTCCCTGTTGGGGAGGGCGGCCGCTGGGACAAGGGCAGGGCCTGCGCGGCAGCGGGTAGGgagcggcgggggggggggcgcgtGCACCCAGATACCGCGCCAGGAGCCCGTCGGTGCCGCCCGCCGCCCCGCTGGGCGAGGGTCGGGGCGCCCACGTGGTGGGAAAGTTTCGAGGCAGCAAAAGTAGCCTGGCattgctggggggaggggagagggccgGCTCGCCCCTCCTTCTCCcaaaggcagaaaggaaaagagcGGAGGGAAGCGGGGGTGGGCAGCCCCGACCTGAACAGATTCCGCCTCCtcctccgccccccacccccgggaaGCCCGAGCTGGGAGGCGCGGACCGTCTCCTCTCGCACGGGCAGGACGACACCCTCCCCCCTTTTATTTCTGCCAACGTCTATCGCAACGCGCGCGCACATACGGAGACTGTGcggctcttcttcctccttgggAGAAAAAACGGGGAGAGTAAAAGCAGAGAGGGCAAAGAGAAGAACTCCTCAGCGCGCTCTGCACTCTGTGCCGCGGCCGGCCGCGGGGACACTGCCGCCACCCGCCCGCTCTCTCCCGGCTCTGCGGCGGGCGTGTGCCAGTGTGAGCGCGAGCGAGGGCACCCGCACCCGGGGACGCTGCGAGACTTTTGGGCGCTCGAGCCGACATCGCCGCCGCGGCAGCAGCAGGCAGAGGAGCCAGGGGCAGGAAGGGCCCTGCGTCCCCCTCGCCTTCCTCGCCAGGCGCCCCGCGCCCGGCCGGCCCGCGCGGGCAGGCGGAGGGAAGGGAGGGCGGCAGCAAGGAGGCGGCGGAGCAGAGGCCCGGGCGAGGCGCGCGGCGGCCGGCCCGCCCGCCCGTGGATGCGGCGCCCCGGGAGCCTGGAGACAACTTTGCCGTGTGACGCGCCGGGAAGACTGCAGGGCCCGCGGCCGAGCGCTCGGCGCCGCCTGTGAGAGGGCCCGCGCGGCCGGCGCTCCCCCGCACCGCGCTCGCTCCGCGCCGCTGCCCGCCCGCCCCCAGCGAGGACGACCTGCCCGTTGCCGCCGCCCGCGGCCCTTCCCCGGCGCGGAGCCGTGAGGGCGAGGCGCTCAGGTGCGGGCGCGGGGCCCCGCCGCAGCGCCCGCCGCAGCGCCGCGCCAAGCCGCGCCCGGCTCTGCTCCCGGGGCTCCAGAGCCTTCGCTTCCGTCTCGGCCAAGTTGCGTCGACCAGCTCCTTCGCCACCTTCCCTGCCCCGCGGCCGAGCCGCTGCCGCCGCTGCTTTCGGTTCACTCGAGCGGGGGCTTCCGAGCCCCGACGCGGAGAGGATGGGGAGAAGGCTGCAGATGCCGAGGCGCCCCGAGACGCCCGTGCGGCAGTGACCCTCCGCCCCCTGCCTCGCCCGGCGCGCCCCTCCGGCCCCCGCGGCCCTCGGCGCCCCTAACCCGCTGCGCGGGAACCCCACGGCCCGGCCGGCCCCTTCCCCTGCGAGCCGGCGGCGGCCCTCCCGGCGGGCGGGCGGAGGCCcgcgcgggcgcgggcgggggcggggcggggcggcgcgccCGGAGCCCGGAGCCCGGCCCTGCGCTCGGCTCGGCTCGCCTCGCGGCGGGCGCCCTCGTCGCCAGCGGCGCACCATGGACGGGCTGCCCGGTCGGGCGCTGGGGGCCGCCTGCCTTCTGCTGCTGGCGGCCGGCTGGCTGGGGCCTGAGGCCTGGGGCTCACCCACACCCCCGCCGTCGCCCGCCGcgcccccgccacccccgccACCTGGAGCCCCGGGAGGCTCGCAGGACACCTGTACGTCGTGCGGCGGCTTCCGGCGGCCGGAGGAGCTGGGCCGAGTGGACGGCGactttctggaggctgtgaaACGGCACATCTTGAGCCGCCTGCAGATGCGGGGCCGACCCAACATCACGCACGCCGTGCCCAAGGCCGCCATGGTCACAGCCCTGCGCAAGCTGCACGCTGGCAAGGTGCGCGAGGACGGCCGCGTGGAGATCCCGCACCTCGACGGCCACGCTAGCCCGGGCGCCGACGGGCAGGAGCGCGTCTCAGAAATCATCAGCTTCGCCGAGACAGGTGGGTCCAGCCCTCCGGCGGCCGGCCGTGGCCCGCGCGCCCTGTGGGGGGCAAGCCACATTCCGGGCTCTCGGCCCATTCAGCCGTGGCCCTCCGCTCTCTGCCTGGGTTGCAGTCCTCTTCCTCCGTGCCGCGGACCCTTTCCTGCGCCCCCAACCCCCGCCGCAGAGCGCTCTGCCCTCCACCCTTGCTCTTGGGAATCGGGCCCCAGCGCCTCTGGGCGCGCGTCCCCCTCCCGGCAGATGCGCGCGGCCCTGGCTCTGCGGGCACTTGCTTGGTGATTGcttaatgtttttgtttcccaCGATCGGAGTGTAGGCTTAGCAGTGTGGATGGAGATGTGTGTGCTTGTTGATATACGTGGGctggaggagtgtgtgtgtgtgtgtgtgtgtgtgtgtgtgtgtgtgtgcctgcgtgAGAGGCCCCTGGGGCCGCTTCCATCACCGGGCGGCGTGGGCTTGCCAGGATTGCTGAAGCCTCGCTGGGGAGAGCTAGGCAACCTCTCTTCCGATTGTGTGGGCATCGGAATCGGGCGGAAGGCAGGCTTCTCAACAGGTCCATCGTTTACGCAGAGAAAGACGCGGTTCGGGAACAGCCCTGTGCCTTTCGGCTTGCCTGGCAGCCGCTGCAGCCCTCTTACCCGAGAACCACAGAGTTCGTAGTTAACAAAGGGTGGGACTTCTTTCTGGAATCTCTGCCCCCCTCCTTCATTGCAAATCTCTAACATtgtctaaatataaaaatcagtgagAGAAGAATCTTTTGGAACtttaaaaggaggagaaaaatgtgcCGGCGCTGAAATGCTGCAAGTGCTTTCGGCTCCGCTGTCCTTTTCAGGACTTGAATAAGCCAGGCTGGCTTTTGTGCCTGGAGCTCGGCCCCATTCGTGCGGAGGGGACTGCAGAGAAGGTCGCAGAGGGGGAAGCCCCGGTGCAGTCAGGGCGGGGGCAAGCAGGGAGCCTGGGGGGGAGCAGTTGTGCCCCTGGCTGCAAATGCACTGCCCCCCCAGGCAGCAGGCAGCCTGGGGATGAAAAGGGATGAAAAGTTTTGCATGGCCGAGTGTGGAGAAAAGCAGAGACAATCGGCCGGTTTGTGCTTAGAAAGAAATGCATTGCCGTTTTAGCTGTCCACTAAAGTGAGTCAGGGAAAGCTCCACATGCAATTAGAGGGCTCGGATTAAAAGGTGCTTTGGGGCCCAGAGTAGAAATGTGATTCTGGAAGGTCGAGGAGACCTTTTGGTCCCGGTGGCACAAAATGACAGCGGGGGCTGTTATATTTCTGGTCCGTTTCACGGAGCCAGCTCTTTGACTTATAAATAACAGATTCAGGTCACAGGCAGCTCGCCCAAGACCAGCTTTTAAGGCTGCAGTTTCCCCCGTTTCAAAGTCAGATGTCAGTGTTATTAGAGGAGCCAGGCGAGGcctgaggcaggggctgggggggctgTGGTGGGAGGTTTGATAAAACCAGCCCTAGCCACACAGTTGCCTTACTTGTTcttcctgcaaaaaaaaaaaaaaaaaaggaaaaagtagagaTTGTCACAGGGAAGGGTCACTGAAATGTAGGATGAGAGGGGAGTCATCTCTTGGTTGGCACAGCCATTCTTGTTGAGCTGAATTACTGTGAGAATTAACAAGCCAGCCCCTTTTTCCTTGGAGATTTTGAGCGTGTCATTAATGGGGAGCCAGAGTCTTGTCAAAGGATTGGACCTCAAGTTTCAAGGCTGAATGTCCTGTCCCTTGGAGCTACTTGGAAACAAGGGCTGCACTTTGCAGCCTGCAAAGCACACGTTCTTATGTCAGAAATCTGAGCAGAGCTTGCTTGTTTGCAGTGGAGGTTCCACTGGGGGTTGGGTCAGATCATGCTTAGGTAAACACTGGGAAGAGGCAGTAGGTGGCTCAGCTTGATTTTGCAATGCCCTatgttaaccaaaaaaaaaaaaaaaaaaagaaagaaaaaaaggcccCACTAAAACAACCCATCCCAAAATCCTCCCTGCAatccttggttttgtttttcagatttcacaGATACCCATAACAACTTGTTAAGATCTTGGCCTCCTGACAAGTTCCTCTGTTGAGCTTTGAGGCCTGACAGCCTGTCTCCAGGGAGCCCTGGCCTGGGAGAGGTGAGGCAGGATTTTATAGGCCTGGACCCTGCAGCCCCAACCTGGTCTGGGTTTCTCAATGGGAAACGattttctctgcctctcccaggtTACAGCAgaggccccagccccaggaacGGTATTTCTGGTCAGTAACGTGTTCCAGCTGTGTGGCGAGTCTGCATTCCAGCATCCTGCAGCCGAGAGTCCGTTTCCCCCATTGCCTCGTGTTCTTGTGGAATTAACTTGGCCTGTTCTCCCCCTTCTCCGCAGATGGCCTTGCCTCTTCCCGGGTCCGCCTGTACTTCTTTGTCTCCAATGAAGGGAACCAGAACCTGTTTGTGGTACAGGCCAGCCTGTGGCTTTACCTGAAACTCCTGCCCTATGTTTTGGAGAAGGGCAGCCGGCGGAAGGTGCGGGTCAAAGTGTACTACCAGGAGCAGGGCCACGGCGACAGGTGGAACGTGGTGGAGAAGAAGGTGGACCTCAAGCGCAGCGGTTGGCACACCTTCCCGCTCACAGAGGCCATTCAGGCCTTGTTTGAGCGGGGTGAGCGACGACTCAACCTGGACGTGCAGTGCGACAGCTGCCAGGAGCTGGCCGTGGTGCCTGTGTTCGTGGACCCGGGCGAGGAGTCACATAGGCCCTTCGTGGTGGTGCAGGCTCGGCTGGGCGACAGCAGGCACCGCATTCGCAAGCGAGGCCTGGAGTGCGATGGCCGGACCAACCTCTGTTGCAGGCAACAGTTCTTCATTGACTTCCGCCTCATCGGCTGGAACGACTGGATCATTGCACCCACCGGCTACTATGGGAACTACTGTGAGGGCAGCTGCCCGGCCTACCTGGCAGGGGTCCccggctctgcctcctccttccacaCAGCTGTGGTGAACCAGTACCGCATGCGGGGCCTGAACCCCGGC
Coding sequences within:
- the INHBB gene encoding inhibin beta B chain — encoded protein: MDGLPGRALGAACLLLLAAGWLGPEAWGSPTPPPSPAAPPPPPPPGAPGGSQDTCTSCGGFRRPEELGRVDGDFLEAVKRHILSRLQMRGRPNITHAVPKAAMVTALRKLHAGKVREDGRVEIPHLDGHASPGADGQERVSEIISFAETDGLASSRVRLYFFVSNEGNQNLFVVQASLWLYLKLLPYVLEKGSRRKVRVKVYYQEQGHGDRWNVVEKKVDLKRSGWHTFPLTEAIQALFERGERRLNLDVQCDSCQELAVVPVFVDPGEESHRPFVVVQARLGDSRHRIRKRGLECDGRTNLCCRQQFFIDFRLIGWNDWIIAPTGYYGNYCEGSCPAYLAGVPGSASSFHTAVVNQYRMRGLNPGTVNSCCIPTKLSTMSMLYFDDEYNIVKRDVPNMIVEECGCA